Proteins from a single region of Desulfosoma sp.:
- a CDS encoding DUF362 domain-containing protein → MEGVFRVGLKRYEEPCRSVVEVVEAAGGFGSVGAATRAFVKPNVVCWTSATPFPKWGVITTSRVVEDVVRCLKDAGVGTIVLGEGLVNLNPKDKGLAERAFRALGYETLARRYGIQVVDVFQRPFRKVSVGDGVELAFNVDALESDLIVNLPVLKTHAQTVVSLGIKNLKGLIDLASRKRCHSPNPEWNLHRMVAALPKGLPPVFTVIDGIYSNERGPGFDGTAHRMNVLVASRDLLSADLVGAALLGYEAHQVPHLEWATKEAGRPGDLSDVMVCGESLESLRHPHAYAFEYTPDGSLPKVMAGFGIQGITYRKYDETLCTYCSFLNGLILTAVARAWQGTPWDDVEVLTGKAMDPTPGKKHTILLGRCMTKRHRNNRAMVHALPVPGCPPEPAAIAHAFHEAGILLDPAVLESYAVYPGRFLKRYAEMPEFEEAFYQVT, encoded by the coding sequence ATGGAAGGTGTTTTTCGAGTGGGGCTTAAGAGGTACGAGGAGCCCTGTCGTTCGGTGGTCGAGGTGGTGGAAGCAGCCGGAGGTTTTGGTTCCGTAGGGGCGGCGACCCGTGCTTTTGTGAAACCGAACGTGGTTTGTTGGACTTCGGCAACGCCCTTTCCCAAATGGGGTGTGATCACCACGAGTCGGGTTGTGGAAGACGTGGTGCGCTGCCTCAAGGACGCGGGTGTCGGTACCATCGTCCTGGGGGAAGGACTCGTGAATTTAAACCCCAAAGACAAAGGCTTGGCGGAAAGAGCCTTCCGTGCTTTGGGCTATGAGACGCTGGCGCGGCGTTACGGAATCCAGGTGGTGGATGTGTTTCAAAGACCGTTTCGTAAGGTGTCTGTCGGCGACGGTGTGGAACTGGCCTTCAATGTGGACGCTTTGGAAAGCGATCTCATTGTGAACCTTCCCGTGCTCAAAACCCATGCCCAGACCGTGGTAAGTCTGGGGATCAAGAACCTGAAAGGGCTCATCGATTTGGCCTCGCGCAAGCGCTGCCACAGCCCGAATCCCGAGTGGAACCTTCATCGCATGGTCGCCGCTTTGCCCAAAGGCCTTCCTCCCGTTTTTACCGTCATCGACGGTATCTACAGCAACGAACGAGGGCCGGGCTTTGATGGCACGGCCCATCGCATGAATGTTCTCGTGGCTTCTCGGGATTTGCTTTCGGCGGACCTGGTGGGGGCGGCTCTGTTGGGATATGAGGCTCACCAGGTTCCGCACCTGGAGTGGGCGACGAAAGAGGCCGGCCGACCGGGGGATCTTTCCGACGTTATGGTGTGCGGAGAATCCCTGGAATCTTTACGACACCCTCACGCCTACGCCTTTGAATATACTCCGGACGGATCCCTGCCCAAGGTCATGGCCGGTTTCGGGATTCAAGGCATAACCTATCGCAAATACGATGAGACCTTGTGTACCTATTGTTCGTTTCTGAACGGACTGATACTCACGGCGGTGGCTCGAGCCTGGCAAGGGACCCCTTGGGACGATGTGGAGGTGCTCACCGGCAAAGCCATGGATCCCACACCGGGGAAAAAGCATACCATTTTGCTTGGTCGATGCATGACGAAACGGCATCGGAACAACCGGGCCATGGTCCATGCCCTGCCCGTACCGGGATGTCCTCCGGAACCTGCGGCGATCGCCCACGCCTTCCATGAAGCCGGTATTCTTCTGGACCCGGCCGTCCTGGAAAGTTATGCCGTGTACCCAGGAAGGTTTCTCAAAAGATACGCCGAAATGCCGGAATTCGAGGAAGCCTTTTACCAGGTAACGTAA
- a CDS encoding Lrp/AsnC ligand binding domain-containing protein: MKRWLERLGLRKPEPSKTPGPETLHDLQRHDGAYECRDRGLRTVPLPKIVGSVGRYQDFDERFHLKSRAPSERLEQIKNAMRQGVVMPPVKLWQIRDVYFVEDGNHRVAAAKALGHDEILAHIVEFIPSGDNLQDAVYRQRAHFLDVTGLHADITLTEPGQYDRLLAQIQRHLEYLRSRERTDITLQEAARDWYNHIYRPLTTLLSKARLVDGFPGRTTADLYAYISVRLWEKGERRQYGIGLNDILPDDMEAFREKMKDVNGQHYPEMRRTITAFVLMNVQAKKEEKITEKLLDLKEVQEVHSVFGDVDLLVKIQLHRDLLSSDAETISQFVHENIRKLPGVLATKTLIPGTSHIKETQEISH, encoded by the coding sequence ATGAAACGATGGCTTGAACGATTAGGGCTTCGAAAACCCGAACCTTCCAAAACCCCTGGACCCGAGACTCTGCATGACCTTCAGCGCCACGACGGCGCTTATGAATGCCGGGATCGAGGTCTGCGCACGGTGCCCCTGCCCAAAATTGTGGGCAGCGTCGGCCGCTACCAGGATTTCGACGAACGGTTTCACCTGAAAAGCCGAGCGCCTTCGGAACGACTTGAACAGATCAAGAACGCCATGCGACAGGGTGTGGTGATGCCTCCTGTGAAATTGTGGCAGATTCGAGATGTCTACTTTGTGGAGGACGGCAATCACCGCGTCGCCGCCGCCAAGGCTCTAGGGCATGATGAAATTCTGGCGCATATCGTGGAATTCATACCATCCGGCGACAACTTACAGGACGCCGTCTACAGGCAACGAGCTCATTTCCTTGATGTCACCGGCCTTCACGCGGACATCACTCTCACCGAACCCGGCCAATATGATCGTCTGTTGGCCCAGATTCAACGTCATCTCGAATACTTGCGAAGCCGGGAAAGAACCGATATCACGCTGCAGGAAGCCGCCAGGGATTGGTACAACCACATTTACCGTCCTCTCACCACACTTCTTTCCAAAGCCCGCCTGGTTGACGGTTTTCCCGGACGCACCACAGCCGACCTGTACGCCTATATTTCGGTAAGGCTCTGGGAAAAAGGGGAACGACGCCAATACGGCATCGGCCTCAACGACATTCTTCCCGACGACATGGAGGCTTTTCGAGAAAAAATGAAAGACGTCAATGGACAGCACTACCCTGAAATGCGGCGAACCATCACAGCCTTTGTCCTCATGAACGTGCAGGCCAAAAAGGAAGAAAAAATCACGGAAAAACTCCTGGATCTCAAGGAAGTCCAGGAGGTGCACAGCGTCTTTGGAGATGTGGATCTTTTGGTCAAGATTCAGCTGCACCGGGATCTTCTCAGTTCCGACGCCGAAACCATTTCTCAGTTCGTTCACGAAAACATTCGAAAACTTCCAGGCGTGCTGGCCACCAAAACCCTTATCCCCGGTACCTCCCATATCAAGGAAACACAGGAAATCTCGCATTGA
- a CDS encoding metallopeptidase family protein, with translation MASKKIRLSRREFEEVVERAVSRIPWEIRRHLDNVVITVEHRPSPELLEEMGLPSGETLLGLYDGVPLPERSLTEPPLYPDTIYIFQDPLERLCSTREELIEEIELTVVHEIAHAFGISDEHLEELGYG, from the coding sequence ATGGCTTCCAAGAAAATTCGGCTGAGCCGAAGAGAATTTGAAGAAGTCGTCGAAAGGGCTGTGTCGCGCATTCCTTGGGAAATTCGCCGGCACCTGGACAACGTGGTGATTACGGTGGAACACCGGCCAAGTCCTGAGCTCCTTGAAGAGATGGGGCTTCCTTCCGGGGAGACCCTCTTGGGTCTTTATGACGGCGTGCCGCTTCCGGAACGCAGCCTTACCGAGCCTCCTCTGTACCCCGATACCATCTACATCTTTCAAGACCCTTTAGAAAGACTGTGCAGCACTCGGGAGGAACTCATCGAGGAAATCGAGCTCACCGTGGTTCATGAAATCGCCCATGCCTTTGGGATTAGTGACGAACACCTCGAAGAACTGGGTTACGGCTGA
- a CDS encoding rhodanese-like domain-containing protein yields the protein MKQRVWIWVCVFVITVFTVSAIAADVPSDEKKRTSFNKYVTALEAYEMWKADPQKVKILDVRTPEEYVFVGHPPMAVNIPSEIWAGQWNEEKKDFPLVPNPNFEAQVKARFQSDDVLLVMCRSGHRSAKAIERMAAAGFTNVYNIVDGFEGDKINDTESYFHGKRMKNGWKNSGAPWTYNLDPQLVFMPKP from the coding sequence ATGAAACAACGTGTCTGGATTTGGGTTTGTGTGTTCGTCATTACGGTCTTTACCGTGAGCGCCATCGCAGCCGATGTGCCTTCCGACGAAAAGAAAAGAACCAGTTTCAACAAGTACGTCACTGCCCTGGAAGCCTACGAAATGTGGAAGGCCGACCCTCAAAAGGTAAAAATCCTCGATGTGCGCACGCCCGAAGAATACGTCTTTGTCGGGCATCCGCCCATGGCCGTGAACATTCCTTCCGAAATTTGGGCCGGTCAGTGGAACGAAGAGAAGAAGGATTTTCCTTTAGTTCCCAATCCCAACTTCGAAGCCCAAGTCAAAGCGCGGTTTCAGTCTGACGACGTTCTCCTGGTCATGTGCCGTTCCGGCCATCGTAGTGCCAAGGCTATCGAACGCATGGCGGCGGCCGGCTTTACGAATGTTTATAACATCGTGGACGGTTTTGAAGGTGACAAAATCAATGATACGGAAAGTTATTTCCATGGTAAACGCATGAAAAACGGCTGGAAAAATTCGGGAGCTCCATGGACCTATAACTTGGACCCTCAACTGGTTTTCATGCCCAAACCGTAA
- the carB gene encoding carbamoyl-phosphate synthase large subunit, producing MPRRQDIHKVLIIGSGPIVIGQACEFDYSGTQACKALRKLGYEIVLVNSNPATIMTDPGMADVTYLEPLTVEYLEKIIAKERPDAVLPNLGGQTGLNLTAQLHRQGILDRYGVRIIGVQADAIERGEDRIAFKETMNRLGIEMPRSRPAFSVQEAEEIASELGYPVVIRPAYTLGGTGGGLVYNVEELRTVAGRGLAASMVGQILVEESVLGWEELELEVVRDSKGQCITVCFIENVDAMGVHTGDSFCTAPMLTIDPALQRRLQEASYAIVQAIEVIGGTNIQFAHDPKTGRVVVIEINPRTSRSSALASKATGFPIALISAMLAAGVTLDEIPYWKEGTLEKYAPWGDYVVVKFARWAFEKFPGSLDKLGTQMRAVGEVMSIGKNFKEAFQKAVRSLEIGRYGLGFARDFHTKTLEELLAMLGEPSSERYFLIYEALRRGADIQTLYEKTHVKPYFLEQIRELVLLEEEILSYRGKDLPAELLRRAKQDGFSDRYLAKLLNIPETTIRARRKELGIVQGWQILPVSGVENAAYYYSTYNAPDQVQTSDRPKVMVLGGGPNRIGQGIEFDYCCVHAAFALRDLGYETIMVNCNPETVSTDYDTSDKLYFEPVTVEDVLAIYEKEKPIGVVVQFGGQTPLNIARELAEAGVNILGTSPEAIDLAEDRDRFRKRMETLGIPMPESGMAATLEEALEVAKRIGYPLMVRPSYVLGGRGMEVVYDEEMLREYVLAAVGVTPDRPILIDRFLEDAIEAEADALADGKDAFVPAVMEHIERAGIHSGDSACVIPPISIPTRHVETIREYTRRIAIELNVVGLMNIQYAIAKDKVYVLEANPRASRTVPLVSKVCNVPMARLATQIMLGKSLAELGLSSTRILTHFGVKESVFPFNMFPEVDPVLGPEMRSTGEVLGLAESFGLAFFKAEDAAMQRLPEDGCVLFTVTDKDKPAALEVAKRFHQMGFRIRATRGTYRFFKENGLPCEPIDKMHEGRPNIVDAVKNGEIQLVVNTPSGRRSEHDDSYIRKAAVKFKVPYITTIAAAEAAARGIEAWRRGHGEVKSLQEYHAAIR from the coding sequence ATGCCCAGAAGACAGGACATTCACAAGGTGTTGATTATCGGGTCGGGACCCATTGTCATCGGTCAAGCGTGCGAATTTGACTATTCGGGAACCCAGGCCTGTAAAGCCTTACGGAAGCTTGGTTACGAGATCGTGTTAGTGAATTCCAATCCCGCCACCATCATGACGGACCCAGGTATGGCTGATGTGACCTACCTGGAACCGCTTACGGTGGAATATCTGGAAAAGATTATTGCCAAGGAACGACCCGATGCGGTTCTGCCCAACCTAGGCGGTCAGACGGGTTTGAACCTCACGGCTCAGCTTCATCGACAGGGTATTCTGGATCGTTACGGAGTGCGCATCATCGGTGTGCAGGCTGATGCCATTGAACGTGGAGAAGACCGAATCGCCTTTAAGGAAACCATGAATCGTTTGGGGATTGAAATGCCTCGAAGCCGACCGGCGTTCAGTGTGCAGGAGGCGGAAGAGATCGCATCTGAATTAGGCTATCCGGTGGTCATTCGACCGGCCTACACCTTGGGCGGCACTGGAGGCGGCTTGGTCTACAATGTGGAAGAATTGCGTACCGTGGCCGGCCGTGGACTCGCCGCCAGTATGGTCGGGCAGATTCTTGTGGAAGAATCGGTGTTGGGCTGGGAGGAACTGGAGCTGGAAGTGGTCCGTGACAGCAAGGGTCAGTGCATCACCGTGTGTTTTATTGAAAATGTGGACGCCATGGGCGTGCATACGGGCGATTCCTTTTGCACGGCCCCCATGCTGACCATTGACCCGGCCCTGCAGAGACGCTTGCAGGAGGCAAGCTATGCCATTGTGCAAGCCATCGAAGTGATCGGTGGCACCAATATTCAATTTGCGCACGACCCTAAGACGGGCCGCGTGGTGGTCATCGAAATCAACCCGAGAACATCCAGATCATCGGCACTGGCGTCCAAAGCCACCGGATTTCCTATCGCCCTGATTTCGGCCATGTTGGCCGCCGGGGTCACTTTGGACGAAATTCCCTACTGGAAGGAAGGCACTCTGGAAAAATACGCCCCCTGGGGGGATTACGTCGTGGTCAAGTTTGCTCGATGGGCCTTTGAAAAGTTCCCTGGATCCTTGGACAAACTGGGGACTCAGATGCGGGCCGTGGGCGAAGTGATGAGTATCGGCAAGAATTTCAAGGAAGCTTTTCAGAAAGCGGTGCGATCTCTGGAAATCGGCCGTTATGGTCTGGGATTTGCTCGAGACTTTCATACCAAGACCCTGGAAGAACTCCTGGCCATGCTAGGGGAACCCAGCAGCGAAAGATATTTCCTTATCTACGAAGCTTTGCGCCGAGGGGCGGACATTCAAACCCTTTATGAAAAGACCCATGTCAAACCCTATTTTCTGGAACAGATTCGGGAATTGGTGCTTTTGGAAGAAGAGATCCTTTCCTATCGAGGAAAGGACCTTCCGGCAGAGCTGCTACGCCGCGCCAAACAGGACGGCTTCAGTGATCGTTACCTGGCAAAGCTCTTGAACATTCCCGAAACGACTATTCGAGCACGACGCAAAGAATTGGGGATCGTTCAGGGTTGGCAGATTCTTCCCGTAAGCGGCGTGGAAAACGCCGCATATTACTATTCCACGTACAACGCGCCCGATCAGGTCCAAACCAGTGACCGGCCTAAGGTCATGGTGCTTGGAGGAGGCCCCAACCGCATCGGCCAGGGTATTGAGTTCGACTACTGTTGTGTCCATGCGGCCTTTGCTCTGCGGGATTTGGGTTATGAAACCATCATGGTCAACTGCAATCCCGAAACGGTCTCCACGGATTATGACACCTCGGACAAGTTGTACTTTGAACCTGTCACCGTTGAAGACGTGCTGGCCATTTATGAAAAGGAAAAACCCATCGGGGTTGTGGTTCAGTTTGGTGGACAAACACCGCTCAATATCGCTCGAGAGCTGGCCGAAGCGGGCGTGAACATTTTGGGGACGTCTCCCGAGGCCATCGACTTGGCGGAAGATCGAGACCGTTTTCGAAAGCGTATGGAAACCCTAGGTATTCCCATGCCGGAGTCGGGCATGGCCGCCACCTTGGAAGAAGCCTTGGAAGTCGCCAAACGTATCGGATACCCTCTGATGGTTCGGCCGTCCTATGTGTTGGGAGGGCGAGGTATGGAAGTGGTCTACGATGAGGAGATGCTTCGCGAATACGTGTTGGCGGCCGTGGGGGTAACACCGGATCGCCCCATCCTCATCGATCGTTTTTTGGAAGACGCCATCGAGGCGGAAGCCGACGCCCTTGCCGATGGAAAAGACGCCTTTGTGCCGGCGGTTATGGAACATATTGAAAGGGCCGGCATTCATTCCGGAGATTCCGCGTGCGTCATTCCTCCTATCAGCATTCCCACTCGTCATGTGGAAACCATTCGAGAATACACCCGACGCATCGCCATTGAGCTCAATGTCGTCGGGCTTATGAACATTCAGTACGCCATCGCCAAAGACAAGGTTTACGTGTTGGAAGCCAACCCTCGTGCCTCCCGAACGGTGCCTTTGGTGTCCAAGGTGTGTAACGTTCCCATGGCCCGCCTGGCGACACAGATTATGCTGGGCAAATCCTTGGCGGAATTGGGCCTTTCTTCGACGCGCATCCTGACCCATTTCGGGGTTAAAGAATCCGTCTTTCCTTTCAACATGTTTCCGGAAGTGGATCCAGTGCTGGGCCCCGAAATGCGCTCGACGGGCGAAGTGTTGGGTTTGGCGGAATCCTTTGGGCTGGCCTTTTTTAAAGCGGAGGATGCGGCGATGCAACGCTTGCCTGAAGACGGCTGTGTGCTCTTTACCGTCACCGATAAAGACAAGCCGGCCGCCTTGGAAGTGGCCAAGAGATTTCATCAGATGGGGTTCCGTATTCGCGCCACACGCGGCACTTATCGCTTCTTTAAGGAAAACGGGCTCCCCTGCGAACCAATCGACAAAATGCACGAAGGACGTCCTAACATCGTGGATGCCGTGAAAAACGGTGAAATTCAGCTGGTTGTCAACACACCCAGCGGACGACGCAGTGAACATGACGATTCTTACATTCGCAAGGCCGCCGTGAAATTCAAGGTGCCGTATATCACGACCATTGCGGCGGCCGAAGCGGCGGCACGAGGAATCGAGGCGTGGCGCCGTGGACACGGTGAGGTGAAATCGCTTCAGGAATACCATGCGGCCATTCGATGA
- a CDS encoding DUF3365 domain-containing protein encodes MSGGRKLITLAAVGFMVFVCVGAGASPSEEERARQLGSNAATELQRVLKSELMSAIQEGGPGQAIRVCSQKALLLTQSIPRLMDVPSMTVKRTSLRCRNEMNRPDHLETKILKEMEARLQAQEAVEPVLRLENKVYHYFEPIRTAGVCLTCHGQEEKMPENIKQTLNTLYPQDQARGYSAGEFRGVIHVTIPQEVVAEP; translated from the coding sequence ATGTCCGGCGGAAGGAAGCTGATAACCTTGGCGGCTGTGGGTTTTATGGTTTTCGTGTGTGTTGGGGCTGGAGCAAGCCCTTCTGAGGAAGAGCGGGCTCGGCAGCTAGGGTCTAATGCTGCAACTGAGCTTCAGAGGGTGTTGAAATCGGAGCTGATGTCGGCCATCCAGGAGGGCGGACCAGGGCAAGCCATTCGCGTGTGTTCCCAAAAGGCTCTGCTCTTGACACAAAGCATTCCGCGTCTCATGGATGTTCCGTCCATGACGGTTAAACGAACCAGTTTGCGGTGTCGCAATGAGATGAATCGCCCCGATCATCTGGAGACCAAGATTCTGAAAGAAATGGAAGCCCGCCTTCAGGCACAAGAAGCTGTCGAACCGGTTCTTCGGCTGGAAAACAAAGTCTATCATTACTTTGAACCGATTCGAACAGCCGGCGTATGCCTGACCTGCCACGGGCAAGAAGAAAAAATGCCCGAAAATATAAAGCAAACCTTGAACACTCTTTACCCTCAGGATCAGGCTCGAGGTTACAGCGCCGGAGAATTTCGCGGCGTGATTCATGTGACGATTCCTCAAGAGGTGGTGGCGGAACCGTGA